TGTTTTAGTTGAAATCTGCAGCATCTCAATTAAGTAATGAAGATCGAaatcattttattatatatatgtatttcatgAGATTTAAAAGGTGATGAATGTATCAGAATTAGTTATTGGAAGTCTGACTAAGAAATGCCTAGCAATAGCAATATTTTGTTGTTCTTATGTTCTAGGAATTATTTACTTCGTGCAATGGTAGTTTTGTTTTTACTAGGGGAGTAATTGCATTATATTGTCTAAATATTCATAAGAAATTGTTGTTTGCATGACCAAAATCTTACTGTGAGCAATCCTTGCATTTCCTTTCTCTGATTGATTTGGCCAATGTTCTCTTGATTTGAAAGTTAAAAGACCAATCTTTCTGAGTGGGCTATTCCTTGTATCCTATTTAGTTGCTATTTCTATTTTTACTTCATGCATAAGCTGATTGTATCTTTTTTGCCTTACTGGTTTGTTCTCTTACTTGGAAGTTTAAAGAGCCTTCTTTGCTGCTAATCTACATTAAGTGGTGCTATTCCCTGTATCCTATATAGTtgctatttctatttttatttcatgCATAAGCTGATTGCATCTGTTTTGCTGTACTGGTTTGTTCTCTTTACTTGGAAGTTTAAAGAGCCTTCTTTGCTGCTAATCTACATTAAGTTGTGCTATTCATTGTATCCTATGTAGTTGCTATCTCTTTTTATAACACACCTGTTCTGATTGTATGTGTTTGCCATACTGGTGTGACCACAGGTTGGGAACAGGATCATCAGGAAGAGGATCCATGTCCGCATTGAGCATGTTCAACCTTCCAGGTGCACCGAGGAGGTCAAGGAAAGGATCAAGAACAATGATCGGCTCAAGGCCGAGGCGAAAGCCAGAGGTGAGGTGATTAGCACAAAGCGGCAGCCAGAGGGTCCCAAACCCGGTTTTATGGTGGAAGGTGCCACTTTAGAGACGGTTACACCCATCCCATACGATGTGGTTAACGATCTCAAGGGTGGATACTAAGATGTATCTTTTATGAGAATAGTTATCAGCATTTGATGCCTTCTTGGAATTTTGTTGTCAACTTGTCTTCTTTTTGTACTACTTAATTATTGAACAATATAGCCTTTGCACTGAATGAATGGCATGATATTCTCTAGGAAGTGTTATTTGTGGTTGTCACGGTTTGGATCATAGTTTGATAAGTTCTGATTTTGGCCTTTATAATATACTTCTAGCGGCCACTTGTAATACAGAGACCATAAAACTTAAAGGATAGAAATTGAAGtcttttttgttattattatttgtttagtaTGGTTTAGAAGTAACAATGACTGAAAGATGAGGCTTGGAATAAACAATGAGTGAGTTAGATTGCGTTGGAATCAGGCTGTTGAATAATAAATTTCATAATGTGGTTAGGTAGTGAGAGTTGAAAATAGGTTCAATAATGAATTTCATAATAGCTCACTACCACTGAAGTACTGAAACAAACAATCACAAAATTGGCAATAAGATAATGTAAACTAGATGTTTCTATCTACAGGCATTTCAGGTGCCGAAGATTTGCAGAGACGTTAATGTAGATTAGCAAGTAATAATGTGATTTGGCAAAATGCGGATTGAAGAGAGCCATCAATTGGATCAatgccaaagagaaaacaagtaaaCCAATAGGACCTGTGGACAACTTGGCTGAGGAATGTGAACGGCATGTGAACCGTGATTGGGTGGTTCGGATTCATCATGTGTTTAGGCCTTTAGGGAGCAGAATAGGACGGCATACTTTCTTACTAAGGAGTCCCTTAAGTACCAAAGGGGGCAACAAGTCCTTGGACATACCAGCGCGGGACAATATTAGGTGCTATCATCTACGCCTGTATTGTTAGGTTTCCCCAATTAGGTTACACTATAATCCTACACACCGAGACTAATCTTATTCGAGCAGGACCTTAAAGGGTTGCATTTGATTAAATTGAAAGAGACTCACGTCATCTCATTCACACTCCATGAGTCTTTATCATCTAGATAAATGCAATAGACTTGCAAAGATATTGACGTAGATTAGCAAGTATTAGCGCTCGAAAAGATAACAAGCAAGTTGACATGCATACTTGTTGAACAGATATTATTAATACACCACAtgactaaaaaaaatagaaaagaaagtGGTGGAAGAAAATGGTTATAATTGATCATGTTGAGGTGGAtaaatagaataatataatgcatgcgTCACTAGCGTGATATGAGCCAAAAACACACCCACACGAAACCTTAAT
This region of Ipomoea triloba cultivar NCNSP0323 chromosome 15, ASM357664v1 genomic DNA includes:
- the LOC116005608 gene encoding 60S ribosomal protein L21-2-like produces the protein MPAGHGVRARTRDLFSRGFRKRGTIPLSTYLRIFHIGDYVDIKVNGAVHKGMPHKFYHGRTGRVWNITKRAIGVEVNKQVGNRIIRKRIHVRIEHVQPSRCTEEVKERIKNNDRLKAEAKARGEVISTKRQPEGPKPGFMVEGATLETVTPIPYDVVNDLKGGY